A segment of the Williamwhitmania taraxaci genome:
CGGTTGGCCACAAAAGCCTAGGACTAAAAAGGGAAAGAAAAATAAGTCCGGCAATACCGAGCAAAAGTGGGACAAGAAAGTATACATTTCTACCCCTATTCTCAAAAAAATGTTGGGGCAACAAATGCGAGTCTCCAACACGGCTAGCATCCAACCAATTGAAGCCAGTAATCCACCCACCTCTAAATAAATCACCATGTCCCTGAATATCATTTTGGCGGCCCACAAAATTCCACATAAAATACCGTAAGTACATGTGCCCAATTTGGTAGTTGAAGAAGAATTGGAGGTTTTGGCCAAAAGTAGGAGGTTTTGGTGTGCCATCGTCGTGAACGAGAGATGCTTTTGGTATTGAAGCCCAACTACTATAGGCGTTTCCGTGTTCAGGCGATCGACTATACATACGTGGAAAAACGGTGGAAAAACCAGTCTCATAAACTACCTTTCCATCGGTATACGATTCTACATACCTCCCATTTGTATAGCTATAGTGCACATTATTGGAGACCACCTTCGCGACCGGCGCATTGAAATACGATCCATAGACCAATGGAGTTGATCCATACTGATCACGCTGCACATACCCCCAAAAAGAAAAGATGTTATCGGGTTTACCCGTATTTAAAGGTACATTATGCGATGCCCGAATGGGAACCACGAGGTAACAAGATAACCCAATGATAAAAAGCATCGACGTAGTAATCCACATCTCAAGCAAAGGCTTTGCTGTGCGTTTTGCATAAAAAATAACCGCAGCAAAAAGCGTAAAGAGGAGAACAATTGAAAACAATGCTCCGCTCCATTTGAATAGTCCTAATCGATTTACAAAGAGCAACTCAAACAGTTTGGCAGAAGAAAAAATAATGTAAGGAATCAGCGCGTAGGCAAAAAGGAAAATGGATAAGCCAAGGACCAAGCCCTTAATCACGTTTTTCATGGAAAAACGATACACTGTAAGCCAGATTACTAGAACAACCGGTGGAATAAGAAGAAGGTTTAACTGGTGAACCCCAACGCTTATTCCAAGTAATAGTGAGATCAGGTAAACTCGTTTTCCGCGACTCACAGCTGATATATCATCAAACAAGGATACGGAAAGATAGAACATAAGCGCAGTAAATAGGCTCGAAAGTGCATAAACTTCGGCCTCTACAGACGAATACCAAAATGAATCGGATACCGCAAATGTAAATGCACCTATTAAGCTAGCCCCTTCAATTGCGAGCACCCAATTCCTCTTTTCCCATCCGTTAGATGAGAAAATCAACGTTAAAACCTTTTTAATAGTAAGGTATAACAAAAGGATAGTTAAAGCAGAGGCAACTGCCGAGAGCATGTTCACCGCTAAAGCAGCAGATTTATTCCCAAAAACTATAATAAAAATACGGCCAAGTAGCGTATGCATGGGTGCCCCTGGAGGATGGCTAACTTGTAAACCCGAAGCCACTCCAATAAATTCACCACAATCCCAGAAACTTACAGTGGGTTCGAGCGAGAGAAAATATAGGATAAGAGAGAGCGCAAAAACAAGCGATGCTATCCCCCATCTTCGAAATAAATTTACCATGCAGACGGCATTACTAAATATTGGAAACCGGGGTAAAGGTAAAACAATTGGTTGTATATTGGCAGCAAACTCTTTCGGTATATGATTCTCCTCTCTCGAGCCAAACTGAGTGTATTGGCGGGACTATTTTTTTTCTTCAACCTAATTCCATTTATTGGATCAGCCCAAGAAAAGGAGGGCGGTATTCCTCCTAGCGATTCCGGGTCGGTATTCTTAGAATTACAATCACGAGGATTCTTTCAGAACTATGAGTATTTCAATAAGATAAAGGAAGGAACAACCCTTCCTGGTGTTTGGCTCCAGCCAATGATTAGCTACCGACCCACTCAGGGGTTAAACGTCCGGGCAGGGGTCCATTTGCTAAACTATTCGGGAAGAGACACGCTTGCAAAAATACAACCACTCCTCTCCGTGAGCATGAAACTTCGTCCGGACATAAAGGTTATACTCGGAAGTTTCTACACCCTCGATCGACATAAGCTGGAACAACCTCTACTAAAAGAAGAATTGCTCTACACCAAGGCGGTGGAAAATGGCGTTCAAATGAAAATCGAACGAGAAAAATTATGGGCAGACTTCTGGATCTCGTGGGAATCCTTTATCCTACCCAACGATCCTTTTCAGGAAAGATTCCTTGCTGGAATTTCGCTCCAAATCCCCTTGTTTACAACAAATGACTTTTCATTAGAGCTACCATTTCAGCAAACATTTTACCATAGAGGAGGACAAAATATAGCCATAGACACAACACTTCTAACGCTATACAATTTAGCCACAGGGTTAACGTGCAAGTACAAGCAGTTTGGCCTTACGATTATGGATATGACATTTAAAGACCTTTCGCCTCAGAAGCAACAAGCTTTCGAAAAAGGATCGGCACTCTTTGTTAAAGGATTCTACAACACAAAGGGCGTAACTTTAAACCTTGGTTACTGGCATGGACATAAATTTATGTCGGCCAAGGGAGAAGAACTTTTTATGTCAGCCATCCCAGAGGTTAATACTATTACCTACCCTACCATCGAGGTTATATTTGGGAAATGCACCGTTCTTCGAGAGATTAAAGGTGTAGGGCGTCTCGGTTTTGAAGCTGGTGTTTTTCAGAACCTAGCACTCCATGGTCTCGATTACTACTATGGGTTAACGATTAGTCTAGGTCAGGAGTTCTTCTTAGGTAAGGTAAGGGCGACACCGCTACCCACAAAATAGCGCAAAGGCTATTTCGATACTAATCCATAGAATAGTAGACACAAATGCGCAGAGCAACACATGCGGATAGTTATACCTACTATAACAGACAAAATCTTCAACGCCTCTATAAAACTCAACATCCATAGATAGTGTGGCAACTGATGTAATCATCGCCGAACTTTCGAACCAAAACAGGACCAACTAACTCCGGAGCTAGCACCAAAACGTCTCGCTGGTACAATAAACTATCGAGACGCATCCGTCACATTTTTACTTAAAGATTTCGATTGTCTCAACCACCCAAAAAATAACACTGAATAGAAAAAGGCTGCGAACGATACTCCTATATGTGTTTCTAAGGTATCTTCGTTGAGCATACTCAGCATCAAAATAATAGCAAAAGCTAATACCAACGGCTCTTTCCATGCTCTTAATGCGATTATAGGATAAAAGAGGGCAATCAAAAAGAAAACACCCCCAAAAATCCCATAGGTCACAAA
Coding sequences within it:
- a CDS encoding glycosyltransferase family 117 protein, translating into MVNLFRRWGIASLVFALSLILYFLSLEPTVSFWDCGEFIGVASGLQVSHPPGAPMHTLLGRIFIIVFGNKSAALAVNMLSAVASALTILLLYLTIKKVLTLIFSSNGWEKRNWVLAIEGASLIGAFTFAVSDSFWYSSVEAEVYALSSLFTALMFYLSVSLFDDISAVSRGKRVYLISLLLGISVGVHQLNLLLIPPVVLVIWLTVYRFSMKNVIKGLVLGLSIFLFAYALIPYIIFSSAKLFELLFVNRLGLFKWSGALFSIVLLFTLFAAVIFYAKRTAKPLLEMWITTSMLFIIGLSCYLVVPIRASHNVPLNTGKPDNIFSFWGYVQRDQYGSTPLVYGSYFNAPVAKVVSNNVHYSYTNGRYVESYTDGKVVYETGFSTVFPRMYSRSPEHGNAYSSWASIPKASLVHDDGTPKPPTFGQNLQFFFNYQIGHMYLRYFMWNFVGRQNDIQGHGDLFRGGWITGFNWLDASRVGDSHLLPQHFFENRGRNVYFLVPLLLGIAGLIFLSLFSPRLLWPTVSLFILTGVAIVVFLNQAPYQPRERDYAFLGSFYVWSIWIGLGVFYLVRTIGTYFNSRFWTWLVLAFLFLAAPIKMLSENWDDHNRSNRYIARNLAVDYLRSCAPNAILFTYGDNDTFPLWYLQEAEGFRTDVRVVNINYLGTGWGINQLRLAQHSSEPITLAGSDDFYTRNQTKAFPLVVTPSSPKSLGIGLNNGFFQKNKNSGMEVVPSVLSLGLNGAYLPSFGVNSDSCSSNYAIWSTNKTQLRIGDLSLLDIVASNASSRPIYFASTVPNAITLGLVAMSSWEGNLLRLNPSDVTLQGKPNLSLAITNLVDSSVLAKSHSGYLDDANRRFVRNYLRLYTELADSLIKANRISDALHVLDRGRMYFGDYCYEWNDIALSFISLYYSVGHQASASIMVDFFTVRKFQELEYYKSLSASMRTLARFDIERSTNAMEDAISLQQDFERSINAKLTLKK